A window of the Methyloprofundus sp. genome harbors these coding sequences:
- a CDS encoding transposase, IS5 family, protein MTLEGFETPFERQMDKNNRWVKLGECIPWDDFSEAYYQSFSAKVGRPAKSARLVIGAVIIKHKLCLGDEETVYMIQENPYLQFFCGLVEFQTEQPFAPSLFVEIRRRMGEGTFEQFQQAIINQMEGESTNGDHTPTAGKSDDSDIKTGVESHSSVDEMPKNDTGSHQGRLILDATVAEQAVHFPTDLSLLNESREISEQLVDLLYDATRDGTKPRTYRRVARKAYLAIAKQRRPGKKKLRRGIKQQLQYLQRNLGHIDALLDSLPSREIPLSPKQHKQYWVIQHVYAQQLEMYDNKTQRCDDRIVSIHQPHVRPIIRGKQNKKTEFGAKVSASLTDKGLAHIDNLDWNAFNEGQDLMAQVENYAARLGHYPESVHADPIYGTRKNRAYLKEKGIRFAGKPLGRPKKSTEDNAQQLKQEKQQRLTDYRQRIPIEGKFGQGKNGYNLNYIRAKTQRTSEAWIRSIFLVMNLLVLVRHFFVFMKKQLVLLKSYSFFYPLHKILPAWLSRKSMRQNFAFCSVSF, encoded by the coding sequence ATGACCCTCGAGGGTTTTGAAACGCCTTTTGAACGACAAATGGATAAAAACAACCGTTGGGTCAAACTTGGCGAATGCATTCCGTGGGATGATTTTTCAGAAGCCTATTATCAAAGCTTTTCGGCCAAGGTAGGTCGCCCTGCCAAATCAGCTCGTTTGGTGATCGGTGCCGTCATCATAAAGCACAAATTATGCCTGGGTGATGAAGAAACGGTTTACATGATCCAGGAGAACCCATATCTACAGTTCTTCTGTGGTTTGGTTGAGTTTCAGACCGAACAACCTTTTGCACCCTCCTTGTTTGTTGAGATAAGACGGCGTATGGGAGAAGGGACGTTCGAACAATTTCAGCAAGCCATCATCAATCAAATGGAGGGTGAATCAACCAATGGTGATCATACCCCGACTGCAGGCAAGTCTGATGATTCAGATATCAAAACTGGGGTTGAAAGCCACTCATCCGTTGATGAAATGCCCAAGAATGACACCGGCTCGCATCAAGGTCGTCTGATATTGGATGCCACGGTTGCCGAACAGGCCGTACACTTTCCTACCGACCTGAGCTTGCTCAACGAAAGCCGAGAAATCAGCGAACAGTTGGTTGATTTATTGTACGATGCAACACGGGATGGCACGAAGCCCAGAACGTATCGCCGAGTTGCACGAAAAGCCTACCTTGCCATCGCCAAGCAACGTCGCCCTGGAAAAAAGAAACTGAGACGCGGCATCAAGCAGCAATTGCAATATCTGCAACGCAATCTGGGACATATCGATGCACTTCTTGACAGCCTGCCAAGCCGTGAAATCCCCCTCAGCCCAAAGCAGCACAAGCAATACTGGGTGATACAGCATGTTTATGCTCAACAGCTTGAAATGTACGACAACAAAACTCAACGTTGTGATGATCGTATTGTCAGCATTCATCAGCCACATGTTCGTCCCATCATCCGAGGCAAGCAAAACAAGAAAACAGAGTTTGGAGCCAAGGTTAGCGCCAGTTTGACTGACAAAGGCCTTGCGCATATAGACAACCTGGACTGGAATGCCTTTAACGAAGGGCAAGACCTCATGGCACAAGTCGAAAACTACGCCGCACGACTGGGGCACTATCCCGAAAGCGTACATGCGGATCCCATCTATGGAACACGTAAAAACCGAGCCTATCTCAAGGAAAAAGGTATCCGCTTCGCCGGCAAGCCGCTGGGCAGGCCGAAAAAATCGACAGAAGACAATGCTCAGCAACTGAAACAAGAAAAACAGCAGCGACTCACTGATTATCGGCAACGCATCCCGATTGAAGGCAAGTTCGGGCAAGGTAAAAATGGCTACAATCTAAACTACATTCGAGCCAAAACTCAACGTACATCAGAAGCGTGGATTCGTAGTATCTTCTTGGTCATGAACTTGCTGGTATTGGTCCGGCATTTTTTTGTGTTCATGAAAAAGCAGTTGGTTTTGCTGAAATCTTATTCTTTTTTCTATCCTTTACACAAAATACTGCCTGCTTGGTTATCAAGGAAGTCAATGAGGCAAAATTTTGCTTTTTGCTCTGTGAGTTTTTGA